Within the Streptomyces sp. NBC_00554 genome, the region AGCCCGTCGGCCATGATCTGGGCGGAGGCTCCGCCGCCGATGTCGAGGAAGTTGGCCGGGCGGGCGCCGCAGCCCGCGACCACGTCGAGTGTGGACATGACCAGGCCCGCGCCGTTGCCGATGACGCCGACCTCACCGTCCAGCTTGACGTAGTTGAGGCCCTTGGCTGCGGCCGCCGCCTCCAGCGGCTCGTCGTGAGCGGCATCCTGCTCTCCCCAGCGCGCCTGCCGGAAGCGGGCGTTGTCGTCGAGGGTGACCTTGCCGTCCAGCGCCAGGATCTGCCCCTGGACCGTACGGACGAGGGGGTTCACCTCGACGAGGACTGCGTCCTCACGGGTCAGCACCCCCCAGAGCCGTACGAGCACGTCGACCGTCTGCGGCGGCAGGCCCGCGGCCTCGGCGATCTCGGTGGCCTTGGCCGAGGTGACGCCCACCGCGGGGTCTATGGGGATGCGTGCCACGGCCTCCGGCCTGCTCGCCGCCACCTCCTCGATGTCCATGCCCCCTTCCGCGGAGGCGATCGCGAGGAAGCGTCCGGCGGCGCGGTCGAGGACGTACGAGACGTAGAACTCGCTCTCGATGTCAACGGGTTGGGCCAGCATCACCGTGCGGACCGTGTGGCCCTTGATGTCCATGCCGAGGATCTGACGTGCCGTCAGTTCAGCGGCGGCCGGGTCGGCGGCAAACTTCACTCCGC harbors:
- the sucC gene encoding ADP-forming succinate--CoA ligase subunit beta, whose amino-acid sequence is MDLYEHQARALFEEHGIVVPRAEVADSPKAAREIARRLGGRVVVKAQVKTGGRGKAGGVKFAADPAAAELTARQILGMDIKGHTVRTVMLAQPVDIESEFYVSYVLDRAAGRFLAIASAEGGMDIEEVAASRPEAVARIPIDPAVGVTSAKATEIAEAAGLPPQTVDVLVRLWGVLTREDAVLVEVNPLVRTVQGQILALDGKVTLDDNARFRQARWGEQDAAHDEPLEAAAAAKGLNYVKLDGEVGVIGNGAGLVMSTLDVVAGCGARPANFLDIGGGASAQIMADGLSVILSDPDVKSVFVNVFGGITACDAVADGIVQALDTVRLTKPLVVRLDGNNAVRGRAILDDHAHPLVQQATTMDGAALRAAQLANTG